One stretch of Halobaculum marinum DNA includes these proteins:
- the rpoA2 gene encoding DNA-directed RNA polymerase subunit A'': MTESVDKFVDRHEEVTEDIALVVEDTELPRRLKDEIYENVDARGGVTTEQANEIAQAAESRYLDTRVDPLDPVGTVSAQSIGEPGTQMTMNTFHYAGVAEMDVTQGLPRLIELVDARKTPDTPIMIVHLDEEHATDREKAHEVVWQLEATKILALGDVSTNVADMLVSVDLNEETLLERWPTYDDATEVAGIVADIIEDSLGVSTRHAGTNIEFGPDEPSYRQLLQLVEQLRDIVFKGIEEVTRVVIRKEEVDSGEEEYVLYTEGSAFSDALEIEGVDASRTTCNNIHEIHRTLGIEAARETIINETMETLEEQGLDDVNIRHLMLVSDIMTNRGTVESIGRHGISGSKESVLARAAFEVTVNHLLDAAIHGEADDLNGVIENVIVGKPVAIGTGDVDLRMGSAPDPKSADD; this comes from the coding sequence ATGACTGAGAGCGTCGACAAGTTCGTCGACCGCCACGAGGAGGTCACCGAGGACATCGCGCTCGTCGTCGAGGACACGGAGCTCCCGCGGCGGCTCAAAGACGAGATCTACGAGAACGTCGACGCTCGCGGCGGCGTGACGACCGAGCAGGCCAACGAGATCGCACAGGCCGCCGAGTCGCGCTACCTCGACACGCGTGTCGACCCGCTCGACCCCGTCGGGACGGTGTCGGCGCAGTCCATCGGGGAGCCGGGGACGCAGATGACGATGAACACGTTCCACTACGCGGGCGTCGCGGAGATGGACGTGACGCAGGGCCTCCCCCGGCTCATCGAGCTGGTGGACGCCCGCAAGACCCCGGACACGCCGATCATGATCGTCCACCTGGACGAGGAGCACGCCACCGACCGCGAGAAGGCCCACGAGGTCGTCTGGCAGTTGGAGGCGACGAAGATCCTCGCGCTGGGCGACGTGTCCACGAACGTCGCAGACATGCTCGTGAGCGTCGACCTCAACGAGGAGACGCTGCTGGAGCGGTGGCCGACCTACGACGACGCCACCGAGGTCGCCGGCATCGTCGCCGACATCATCGAGGACTCGCTGGGTGTGTCGACGCGCCACGCTGGCACGAACATCGAGTTCGGCCCCGACGAGCCGAGCTACCGCCAGCTGCTCCAGTTGGTCGAACAGCTCCGCGACATCGTGTTCAAGGGGATCGAGGAGGTCACCCGCGTCGTCATCCGCAAGGAGGAGGTCGACTCCGGCGAAGAGGAGTACGTCCTCTACACCGAGGGGTCGGCGTTCTCCGACGCCCTAGAGATCGAGGGCGTCGACGCCTCGCGCACGACGTGTAACAACATCCACGAGATCCACCGCACGCTCGGCATCGAGGCCGCCCGCGAGACCATCATCAACGAGACGATGGAGACGCTGGAAGAGCAGGGGCTCGACGACGTGAACATCCGCCACCTGATGCTCGTCTCGGACATCATGACGAACCGCGGCACCGTCGAGTCGATCGGTCGCCACGGTATCTCCGGGTCGAAGGAGTCCGTCCTCGCACGGGCGGCGTTCGAGGTGACGGTGAACCACCTGCTCGACGCGGCGATCCACGGCGAGGCCGACGACCTCAACGGCGTCATCGAGAACGTCATCGTCGGGAAGCCGGTCGCCATCGGCACCGGCGACGTCGACCTGCGGATGGGCTCGGCGCCCGACCCGAAGTCGGCGGACGACTGA
- a CDS encoding NusA-like transcription termination signal-binding factor, producing MRVEISDEARRYMGAFDDLVGVAPTDCLVDEDGDRLVFLIPAGEMADAIGPGGRTVDRVEDQLGADVELVEDADTPEAFVANALAPAAVRGVTVSRQNDVVAYVEVVEADRGVAIGAGGRNIETARTLAKRHFDIDDVQLA from the coding sequence GTGCGCGTCGAGATCAGCGACGAGGCGCGCCGCTACATGGGGGCGTTCGACGACCTCGTCGGCGTCGCGCCGACGGACTGCCTCGTCGACGAGGACGGCGACCGACTCGTCTTCCTCATTCCGGCGGGGGAGATGGCCGACGCGATCGGTCCGGGTGGCCGGACCGTCGACCGCGTCGAAGACCAACTCGGTGCGGACGTGGAGTTGGTCGAGGACGCCGACACGCCCGAGGCGTTCGTCGCGAACGCGCTCGCGCCGGCGGCGGTGCGCGGCGTGACCGTGAGCAGGCAGAACGACGTCGTCGCGTACGTCGAGGTCGTCGAGGCCGACCGCGGGGTCGCCATCGGCGCCGGCGGTCGCAACATCGAGACGGCGCGGACGCTGGCGAAGCGCCACTTCGACATCGACGACGTGCAGTTGGCGTAG
- a CDS encoding mechanosensitive ion channel family protein: protein MIDTLAQTGLPTDPVPEALLDSSGELVDVAVFVGVTLTVYLLARATVFPLAVRAVRARNRNNPTIQSATETYLAVTLAGLALVAGIVAAGYGSVFSDSALLIAALTFAVGTAGRDVLGSLVSGLFLVADPDFNVGDWIRWPGGEGTVEAVDFRVTRIRTVDFETVTVPNTELTGNAITRPFGRDRFRVTETVHLAYDDDVDRARELLVEAAEAEPRTLSDPAPVARVADLGEGTVALRAEFLVNDPAGDNLVGMRSRFRDRVLHAFADAGITLGPPSGRELSGDLDVTVDDRGGASPQDD from the coding sequence GTGATCGACACGCTCGCGCAGACGGGGCTCCCGACGGATCCGGTCCCGGAGGCGCTGTTGGACTCCAGCGGCGAGCTCGTCGACGTGGCGGTGTTCGTCGGCGTCACGCTCACCGTGTACCTGCTGGCCCGGGCGACGGTGTTCCCGCTGGCCGTCAGGGCGGTCAGAGCCCGCAACCGCAACAACCCGACCATCCAGTCGGCGACCGAGACGTACCTCGCGGTGACGCTGGCGGGCCTCGCGCTCGTGGCGGGAATCGTCGCCGCCGGCTACGGGTCGGTGTTCAGCGACTCCGCACTTCTGATCGCCGCGCTCACGTTCGCCGTCGGCACCGCCGGGCGCGACGTGCTCGGCTCGCTCGTCAGCGGCCTGTTCCTCGTCGCCGACCCGGACTTCAACGTCGGCGACTGGATCCGGTGGCCCGGCGGCGAGGGTACCGTCGAGGCGGTCGACTTCCGCGTCACCCGGATCCGGACGGTCGACTTCGAGACGGTCACCGTCCCCAACACGGAGTTGACGGGCAACGCGATCACCCGGCCGTTCGGGCGCGACCGCTTTCGCGTCACTGAGACGGTCCACCTCGCGTACGACGACGACGTCGACCGAGCGCGCGAGCTGTTGGTCGAGGCCGCCGAAGCGGAGCCGCGGACGCTGTCGGACCCCGCGCCCGTCGCCCGCGTCGCAGACCTCGGAGAGGGAACCGTCGCCCTCCGCGCGGAGTTCCTCGTGAACGACCCTGCGGGCGACAACCTCGTGGGGATGCGTTCGCGCTTTCGCGACCGGGTGCTCCACGCGTTCGCGGACGCCGGGATCACACTGGGCCCACCGTCGGGCCGAGAGCTGTCGGGAGACCTCGACGTGACCGTCGACGACCGCGGGGGAGCCAGCCCGCAGGACGACTGA
- a CDS encoding 30S ribosomal protein S12: MANGKYAARKLKKDRQKRRWSDSEYARRERGLSEKSDPLEGAPQGRGIVLEKVGIEAKQPNSAIRKCVRVQLIKNGKQVTAFCPGDGAISFIDEHDEVTIAGIGGAKGRAMGDLSGVNYKVEKVNGVSMIELVRGNAEKPVR, encoded by the coding sequence ATGGCGAACGGCAAATACGCCGCGCGGAAGCTCAAGAAGGACCGCCAGAAGCGACGGTGGTCCGACTCTGAGTACGCGCGCCGCGAACGCGGTCTCTCGGAGAAGTCCGACCCCCTCGAGGGTGCACCCCAGGGCCGCGGCATCGTGCTTGAGAAGGTCGGTATTGAGGCGAAGCAGCCGAACTCGGCGATCCGGAAGTGCGTCCGTGTTCAGCTGATCAAGAACGGCAAGCAGGTCACCGCGTTCTGTCCCGGTGACGGCGCCATCTCGTTCATCGACGAGCACGACGAGGTCACCATCGCCGGTATCGGTGGTGCGAAGGGTCGTGCGATGGGCGACCTCTCTGGTGTCAACTACAAGGTCGAGAAGGTGAACGGTGTCTCGATGATCGAACTCGTCCGCGGGAACGCGGAGAAGCCCGTCCGATAA
- a CDS encoding 30S ribosomal protein S7 — MSESDPDPETEAPEPDAPADSEEAVENALLFGVWDVSEIEYSDPSTRKYMNVTPIAHTMGRHASKQFQKSELSLVERLINRLMQTEENTGKKQQAQRIVRDAFDIVHERTEDNPVQVLVEAVENAAPREETVRLKYGGISVPKAVDVAPQRRVDQSLKFIAAGVQGSSYKTTTSAAEALADQLIGAARYDVQTYSISQKEETERVAAAAR, encoded by the coding sequence ATGAGCGAGTCAGACCCCGACCCCGAGACCGAGGCACCGGAGCCAGACGCCCCCGCCGACTCCGAGGAGGCCGTCGAGAACGCCCTCCTGTTCGGCGTGTGGGACGTCTCTGAGATCGAGTACTCCGACCCGTCCACCCGGAAGTACATGAACGTGACCCCCATCGCCCACACGATGGGTCGTCACGCCTCCAAGCAGTTCCAGAAGTCGGAGCTCTCGCTCGTCGAGCGGCTCATCAACCGGCTGATGCAGACCGAGGAGAACACGGGCAAGAAGCAGCAGGCCCAGCGCATCGTGCGCGACGCCTTCGACATCGTCCACGAGCGCACCGAGGACAACCCGGTGCAGGTGCTCGTCGAGGCCGTCGAGAACGCCGCGCCCCGCGAGGAGACCGTCCGCCTGAAGTACGGTGGCATCTCCGTCCCGAAGGCCGTCGACGTCGCGCCCCAGCGCCGCGTCGACCAGTCCCTGAAGTTCATCGCCGCGGGCGTGCAGGGCTCCTCGTACAAGACGACGACCAGCGCCGCCGAGGCACTCGCCGACCAGCTCATCGGCGCCGCGCGCTACGACGTGCAGACGTACTCGATCTCCCAGAAGGAGGAGACCGAGCGCGTCGCCGCCGCCGCCCGCTGA
- a CDS encoding DUF7344 domain-containing protein, translated as MSPTDPSPETYDRWFELLSDGIRRRLLLELSSRFPPPVSVSVPDDIARPDEDPDSLHLRLSHVHLPKLAEAQVVDWNREEGVVSTGPAFESIFPLIQAIEAHDEFEMERG; from the coding sequence ATGTCCCCCACAGACCCGTCCCCGGAGACGTACGACAGGTGGTTCGAACTGCTCTCCGACGGGATCCGGCGGCGCCTCCTCCTCGAACTGTCGAGCCGGTTCCCGCCGCCTGTGTCCGTCTCGGTGCCCGACGACATCGCCCGCCCAGACGAAGATCCCGACTCCCTCCACCTCCGCCTCAGCCACGTCCACCTCCCGAAACTCGCCGAGGCGCAGGTCGTCGACTGGAACCGCGAGGAGGGTGTCGTCTCGACCGGACCGGCGTTCGAGAGTATCTTCCCGCTGATCCAGGCCATCGAGGCCCACGACGAGTTCGAGATGGAGCGCGGCTGA
- a CDS encoding class II aldolase/adducin family protein: MLLRDAREAVVEHAPALARLTPGRTGNLSVRDGDRFAVTPTGVAYDAFTVEDVPVVSLDGERLDGRMKPSSEVPMHRHIYRGYGSEAIVHTHSPWATTMAVLHQELPPIHYMIVSVGKRVPVAEYAPYGTEELAANVVAAMEEAEATASFIENHGLVVTADDVETALEHTTHVEDLSRLYLQSSAVGEPTHLPEAELDTAIEQFEGYGQDGD; encoded by the coding sequence CTGCTCCTCCGCGACGCGCGCGAGGCAGTCGTCGAGCACGCTCCGGCGCTCGCACGGCTGACGCCCGGCCGGACGGGCAACCTCAGCGTCCGCGACGGCGACCGCTTCGCCGTCACGCCGACGGGCGTCGCCTACGACGCGTTCACGGTCGAGGACGTGCCGGTGGTGAGCCTCGACGGGGAGCGCCTCGACGGGCGGATGAAGCCCTCCAGCGAGGTGCCGATGCACCGCCACATCTACCGCGGCTACGGGTCGGAGGCCATCGTCCACACCCACTCGCCGTGGGCGACGACGATGGCCGTCCTCCACCAGGAACTCCCGCCGATCCACTACATGATCGTCAGCGTCGGCAAGCGCGTGCCCGTCGCCGAGTACGCCCCGTACGGCACCGAGGAACTCGCGGCGAACGTCGTCGCGGCGATGGAGGAGGCCGAGGCGACCGCGTCGTTCATCGAGAACCACGGCCTCGTCGTCACCGCCGACGACGTGGAGACGGCGCTGGAGCACACGACCCACGTCGAAGACCTCTCGCGGCTGTACCTCCAGTCGTCGGCCGTCGGCGAGCCAACGCACCTCCCGGAGGCCGAACTCGACACGGCCATCGAACAGTTCGAGGGGTACGGCCAAGACGGCGACTGA
- a CDS encoding HAD family hydrolase, which yields MTVDAVLFDLDDTLYPYDPCNEAGRRAAFETYRDRGGDLDADAFERRRARARAATKREVPETASSHNRHIYYTSVVAALPGPFDAGLARDLGDAYWDAYLDEMTPFHDALDTLATLREANVDVAVVTNLTTRVQLRKLARLGVDRHLDALVTSEEVGREKPAAPVFTTALARLDRAPSEALVVGNSPHKDIEGGNALGMETALFNGPADATAGEDAGGATSTDGVDLRRPDHHLDSLAAVTEVAL from the coding sequence ATGACAGTCGACGCCGTGTTGTTCGATCTGGACGACACGCTCTACCCCTACGACCCGTGCAACGAGGCCGGCAGACGCGCCGCCTTCGAGACGTACCGCGACCGCGGCGGCGACCTCGACGCCGACGCCTTCGAACGGCGGCGCGCCCGCGCTCGCGCCGCGACGAAGCGCGAGGTCCCTGAGACCGCCAGCAGTCACAACCGGCACATCTACTACACCAGCGTCGTCGCGGCCCTCCCCGGCCCGTTCGACGCTGGCCTCGCCCGCGACCTGGGCGACGCATACTGGGACGCGTACCTCGACGAGATGACGCCGTTCCACGACGCGCTCGACACGCTCGCGACGCTCCGAGAGGCGAACGTCGACGTGGCGGTCGTGACGAACCTCACGACCCGGGTCCAACTCCGGAAGCTCGCCCGCCTCGGCGTCGACCGCCACCTCGACGCGCTCGTCACCAGCGAGGAGGTCGGTCGCGAGAAGCCCGCCGCACCCGTGTTCACGACTGCGCTCGCCCGCTTAGACCGCGCGCCGTCGGAGGCGCTCGTCGTCGGCAACTCCCCCCACAAGGACATCGAGGGGGGCAACGCCCTCGGTATGGAGACCGCGCTGTTCAACGGACCCGCGGACGCGACGGCGGGTGAAGACGCGGGCGGCGCAACGAGCACAGACGGTGTCGACCTCCGGCGCCCGGACCACCACCTCGACTCGCTGGCGGCGGTGACGGAGGTGGCGCTGTGA
- a CDS encoding DUF5781 family protein: MDVRIRGAVPPDPFLGAAALFETEHDLDLPVEVRVRENPEERTWAGHYDDRHVLNISRKAATSAMARELALHELSHMARYEEPHPSHHQSTDEALFLALSGASVERRKVLHCYQIANHMKDVYADDITLAVGPGEKLVTFFESQLAAAVADRPRDHPHPDSRRMTPGSDPDITAVNAAFALAMCERHDLVDDGHRLYDLAHAAADDAPGVDVPAFTRLFRSLARDPSESAYRKSLVDAARLYAVDSSASGPAAAD; the protein is encoded by the coding sequence ATGGACGTACGAATCCGGGGCGCCGTCCCGCCCGACCCCTTCCTGGGGGCGGCGGCCCTGTTCGAGACCGAACACGACCTCGACCTCCCCGTGGAGGTCCGGGTCCGAGAGAACCCCGAGGAGCGCACGTGGGCCGGCCACTACGACGACCGACACGTGCTCAACATCTCCCGGAAGGCGGCCACGTCGGCGATGGCCCGCGAACTCGCCCTCCACGAACTGTCGCACATGGCTCGCTACGAGGAGCCACACCCCTCTCACCACCAGTCGACCGACGAAGCGCTGTTCCTCGCGCTGTCAGGGGCGTCTGTCGAGCGCCGCAAGGTGCTCCACTGCTACCAGATCGCGAACCACATGAAGGACGTGTACGCCGACGACATCACCCTCGCCGTCGGCCCGGGTGAGAAGTTGGTGACGTTCTTCGAGTCGCAGTTGGCCGCCGCCGTCGCCGACCGCCCCCGCGACCACCCGCACCCAGACTCCCGCCGCATGACGCCCGGTTCGGACCCCGACATCACCGCGGTCAACGCCGCGTTCGCGCTCGCGATGTGCGAGCGCCACGACCTCGTCGACGACGGGCACCGGCTGTACGACCTCGCGCACGCGGCCGCCGACGACGCGCCCGGCGTCGACGTGCCGGCGTTCACACGACTGTTCCGCTCGCTCGCACGCGACCCCTCCGAGTCGGCCTACCGGAAGTCGCTCGTCGACGCCGCGCGCCTGTACGCCGTCGACTCGTCGGCGAGCGGACCGGCGGCCGCCGACTGA